DNA from Cyanobacteria bacterium FACHB-DQ100:
AGGGACTTACCCGGATTATTGAGTCTTGCACCGCTCGGATTGCGAATGCTCCAGCGACGGAAGTTTCCGCTTGGATTTGAAAAGTCGGAAGGAACGAAAACGATACGATCGCTGATTGAATCTGTCCAAGCATTTGAAGCACAATCAAGAAGCTGAGTTACAAACTAAACCATGACTGCTGAAACTCCCAAACCTGAAGTCCAAACCCCTGAAGAACAGCCAGCTTTCGGTTGGACACGCTATGCCGAATTGATTAATGGACGCTTTGCCATGATCGGGTTTGTTGCCCTGCTGATTTTGCAGTTTGTGACTCGTCAGGACTTCTTTACCTGGCTTGGCTTTTAAAGGTCAAGGCATTAAAAAAGGAGCGTTACATCAACGCTCCTCACTCTTTCTAATTCAGTTCAGCTACTCGCCCCATCCATCCTTGCGATTTGAATCGATCGGGCGGTATTCCACATACCCAGCATCATCGGGCTGGTTAATATCTTCGATCGCATTATTGCGACGCGGACGAGCCGTATT
Protein-coding regions in this window:
- a CDS encoding high light inducible protein, encoding MTAETPKPEVQTPEEQPAFGWTRYAELINGRFAMIGFVALLILQFVTRQDFFTWLGF